Proteins encoded by one window of Desulfovibrio ferrophilus:
- the groES gene encoding co-chaperone GroES gives MKLKPLNDRVLVKRLEGEEVTSGGIIIPDTAKEKPMKGEIVAAGPGKTDDSGKAIKMTVKAGDLVLFNKYAGTEIKIEGTEHLVMREDDILAIIEG, from the coding sequence ATGAAACTGAAACCGTTGAACGATCGTGTGCTGGTTAAGCGCCTGGAGGGTGAAGAAGTCACCTCCGGCGGTATCATCATTCCTGACACTGCCAAGGAAAAGCCCATGAAGGGTGAGATCGTGGCCGCTGGCCCCGGCAAGACCGACGATTCCGGCAAGGCCATCAAGATGACCGTCAAAGCCGGTGATCTGGTGCTCTTCAACAAGTACGCCGGTACCGAGATCAAGATCGAAGGCACCGAGCACCTCGTCATGCGCGAGGACGACATCCTGGCTATCATCGAAGGTTAA
- the groL gene encoding chaperonin GroEL (60 kDa chaperone family; promotes refolding of misfolded polypeptides especially under stressful conditions; forms two stacked rings of heptamers to form a barrel-shaped 14mer; ends can be capped by GroES; misfolded proteins enter the barrel where they are refolded when GroES binds) codes for MSKEILFDAKAREKLKIGLDKLANAVKVTLGPKGRNVVIEKSFGSPIITKDGVTVAKEIELEDKFENMGAQMVKEVASKTSDVAGDGTTTATILAQAIFSEGVKLVAAGRNPMAVKRGIDKAVIALTDELSKIAKPTRDQKEIAQVGTISANNDATIGNIIAEAMNKVGKEGVITVEEAKGLETTLDVVEGMQFDRGYLSPYFVTNPEKMICEMADPLILISEGKISNMKELLPVLEQTAKMSKPLVILAEDVDGEALATLVVNKLRGTLNVVAIKAPGFGDRRKEMLKDIAVLTGGQVISADLGIKLENTTVADLGTAKRVVIDKENTTIVDGAGEGDEIKARVGQLRAQIDESTSAYDQEKLQERLAKIVGGVAVINVGAATETEMKEKKARVEDALNATRAAVEEGIVPGGGVALVRCSSVLGKIKPADDDEAAGVAIIARAIEEPLRMISNNAGLEGSIVVEKVRDGKGGFGFNAANGEYGDLIKAGVIDPKKVTRTALQNAASVSGLLLTTECAICEKPEPAGAGAPAMPGGMGGMGGMGGMY; via the coding sequence ATGTCCAAAGAAATTCTTTTTGACGCCAAAGCTCGCGAGAAGCTGAAAATCGGTCTCGACAAGCTGGCCAATGCTGTGAAAGTGACCCTCGGACCCAAGGGCCGTAACGTTGTCATCGAGAAGTCTTTCGGCTCCCCGATCATCACCAAGGACGGCGTGACCGTTGCCAAGGAAATCGAGCTTGAGGACAAGTTCGAGAACATGGGCGCCCAGATGGTGAAGGAAGTCGCTTCCAAGACCTCCGACGTTGCCGGTGACGGTACCACCACTGCCACCATCCTGGCTCAGGCCATCTTCTCCGAAGGCGTGAAGCTGGTTGCTGCCGGTCGTAACCCCATGGCCGTCAAGCGCGGCATCGACAAGGCCGTTATTGCCCTGACCGATGAGCTGTCCAAGATTGCCAAGCCCACCCGTGACCAGAAAGAGATCGCCCAGGTTGGCACCATCTCCGCCAACAACGATGCCACCATCGGCAACATCATTGCCGAGGCCATGAACAAGGTCGGCAAGGAAGGCGTTATCACGGTTGAAGAGGCCAAGGGCCTTGAGACCACCCTGGACGTTGTCGAAGGCATGCAGTTCGACCGTGGTTACCTCTCCCCCTATTTCGTCACCAATCCGGAAAAGATGATCTGCGAAATGGCCGATCCTCTGATCCTGATCAGCGAAGGCAAGATCTCCAACATGAAGGAGCTGCTGCCCGTACTCGAGCAGACCGCCAAAATGTCCAAGCCTCTGGTGATTCTCGCCGAGGACGTGGACGGCGAAGCTCTGGCTACCTTGGTGGTCAACAAGCTGCGTGGTACCCTGAACGTTGTCGCCATCAAGGCCCCTGGCTTTGGCGATCGCCGCAAGGAAATGCTCAAGGACATCGCCGTGCTGACCGGCGGTCAGGTCATCTCTGCTGACCTGGGCATCAAGCTCGAGAACACCACCGTGGCTGACCTCGGTACCGCCAAGCGTGTTGTGATCGACAAGGAAAACACCACCATCGTCGATGGCGCTGGTGAGGGCGATGAGATCAAGGCTCGTGTGGGCCAGCTGCGCGCGCAGATTGACGAGTCCACCTCCGCGTACGACCAGGAAAAGCTTCAGGAGCGCCTGGCCAAGATCGTGGGTGGCGTGGCCGTCATCAACGTCGGTGCTGCCACCGAGACCGAGATGAAGGAAAAGAAAGCCCGCGTCGAAGACGCTCTGAACGCTACCCGCGCTGCCGTCGAAGAGGGCATCGTTCCTGGTGGTGGCGTCGCTCTGGTGCGTTGCTCCAGCGTGCTGGGCAAGATCAAGCCCGCCGATGACGACGAAGCTGCTGGCGTTGCCATCATCGCTCGTGCCATCGAAGAGCCCCTGCGCATGATCTCCAACAACGCCGGGCTGGAAGGCTCCATCGTTGTGGAGAAGGTCCGTGACGGTAAGGGTGGCTTCGGCTTCAACGCCGCCAACGGCGAGTACGGCGACCTGATCAAGGCCGGTGTCATTGACCCCAAAAAGGTCACCCGCACCGCGCTGCAGAACGCTGCTTCCGTGTCCGGCCTGCTGCTGACCACCGAATGCGCCATCTGCGAGAAGCCTGAGCCTGCTGGCGCTGGCGCTCCTGCCATGCCTGGTGGCATGGGCGGCATGGGCGGCATGGGCGGCATGTACTAA
- a CDS encoding cobyric acid synthase, whose amino-acid sequence MNDFTHGGHIRRLSEAAGCNRGELVDFSANINPLGLPDWFRGLIASELSGLTHYPDPYCGELTQSAAERFGVAAEEVIAGNGSTEILYALCPALNIRRAIVPVPSYTDYRRACELSGVDVEAFVLDEAAGFAVDFDALAEWLESGGSEDCAVFLGQPNNPTGACFDPDELRTLAERFSETWFVVDEAFADFVPGLDRLASSRPANVIVLYSLTKFYAVPGLRLGLGFAASDVAKTITGRIPPWSVNGLAQAVGCRALEDSEYALRTVQAVEALRDELQASLSALPGLTVFPGTANFLLCRIDRTDLDASTLAERLLEQWIAIRVCQSFDGLDDRFFRVAVRPAHENAQLICALEQVFAVSSVANGPVLHLKKRRTPALMVQGCSSNAGKSVLAAALCRILLQDGYDVAPFKSQNMSLNSFVTRDGGEMGRAQVTQAQACRLDPDVRMNPVLLKPSSDVGSQVIIMGQPIGNMKVKEYVRYKPEAFARAKQAYDSLAAEHEVMVLEGAGSPAEVNLKRHDIVNMAMARYANAGVLLAGDIDRGGVFASFVGTMELLSEWERALVRGFVVNNFRGDASLLDEALTITTDRTGVPFAGVVHHLTDLGLPEEDSVSFKSGVLDRLPSAERVVDIAVVDVPHISNFTDLDALLGEPDVHLRVVRRVADLGSPHAVILPGSKNVVADMHFLRETGMAQALLDLATQGETEIVGICGGFQMLGRTISDPLGLESGGELAGLGLLPLATELAPEKTLIRARATHLGTGEALHGYEIHHGRTIPLGATPKICVMRSDGEPLGYEDASGLVWGSYLHGLFDADVFRRRFVDQLRKRSGQEPLGRVVMAYDLESALDRLADAVRSSLDMKSVYRMSGL is encoded by the coding sequence ATGAACGACTTCACGCACGGCGGGCATATCCGTCGACTTTCCGAAGCTGCGGGATGCAATCGTGGCGAGCTTGTGGACTTTTCGGCGAACATCAATCCGCTGGGACTGCCGGACTGGTTTCGTGGGCTTATTGCCAGTGAATTGTCCGGGCTGACGCATTACCCCGATCCATATTGTGGCGAGTTGACTCAGTCCGCGGCTGAACGCTTTGGCGTGGCAGCGGAGGAAGTCATTGCGGGCAACGGCTCCACCGAGATTCTGTATGCCTTGTGTCCTGCTTTGAATATCCGTCGGGCTATCGTGCCTGTTCCGTCCTATACGGATTATCGCCGGGCCTGCGAATTGTCGGGTGTTGACGTCGAGGCCTTTGTGCTGGATGAGGCCGCTGGCTTTGCCGTTGATTTCGATGCTCTTGCCGAGTGGTTGGAGAGTGGTGGCTCAGAAGATTGCGCCGTTTTTCTGGGGCAGCCCAACAACCCCACGGGCGCATGCTTTGATCCCGACGAGCTGCGGACATTGGCGGAACGTTTTTCCGAAACCTGGTTTGTGGTGGACGAGGCCTTTGCCGATTTTGTTCCGGGGCTGGACCGGTTGGCGTCTTCCCGCCCGGCCAATGTGATTGTTCTGTATTCCCTGACGAAATTCTATGCGGTTCCGGGGTTGCGTCTGGGCCTTGGATTTGCGGCATCTGATGTGGCCAAGACCATCACCGGGCGCATTCCTCCCTGGTCCGTGAACGGTCTGGCTCAGGCCGTGGGGTGTCGTGCACTGGAAGATTCGGAGTACGCGTTGCGTACGGTGCAGGCTGTGGAGGCTTTGCGCGATGAATTGCAGGCGTCCTTGTCTGCGTTGCCCGGGCTGACGGTGTTTCCGGGGACGGCTAATTTTCTGCTCTGCCGTATCGACAGAACGGACCTGGATGCCTCGACGCTGGCAGAGCGACTTCTTGAGCAATGGATAGCTATTCGTGTCTGCCAAAGTTTCGATGGGTTGGATGACAGATTCTTTCGGGTGGCGGTTCGCCCCGCGCATGAGAATGCACAGCTCATCTGCGCGTTGGAGCAGGTCTTTGCCGTGTCATCGGTTGCAAATGGACCTGTTCTGCATCTGAAGAAGCGCCGGACCCCGGCCCTCATGGTCCAGGGCTGTTCATCCAATGCGGGCAAGAGTGTGCTGGCTGCGGCCTTGTGCCGGATTCTGTTGCAAGACGGGTATGACGTCGCTCCATTCAAGTCACAGAACATGTCGCTCAATTCCTTTGTGACCCGTGATGGTGGCGAGATGGGGCGGGCTCAGGTCACCCAGGCCCAGGCCTGTCGCTTGGACCCGGATGTGCGCATGAATCCTGTGCTGCTCAAGCCCAGTTCGGACGTGGGCTCGCAGGTGATCATCATGGGGCAGCCCATCGGCAATATGAAGGTGAAGGAATATGTGCGCTACAAGCCCGAAGCCTTTGCCCGGGCCAAGCAGGCCTATGATTCCCTGGCGGCTGAGCACGAGGTCATGGTGCTGGAGGGAGCCGGTAGTCCGGCGGAGGTGAACCTGAAGCGTCACGACATCGTGAATATGGCCATGGCTCGATATGCCAATGCTGGTGTATTGCTGGCTGGGGACATTGATCGGGGCGGTGTGTTTGCCTCGTTCGTGGGTACCATGGAGCTGCTGTCCGAATGGGAACGCGCCCTGGTGCGCGGTTTTGTGGTCAACAATTTCAGGGGGGATGCCTCCCTGCTGGACGAGGCTTTGACGATCACCACGGACCGTACGGGAGTGCCCTTTGCCGGGGTGGTGCATCATCTGACTGATTTGGGATTGCCCGAGGAGGATTCGGTCTCCTTCAAGAGTGGAGTGCTTGATCGCCTCCCTTCCGCTGAGCGGGTGGTGGATATTGCGGTGGTGGATGTGCCGCATATCTCCAACTTTACAGATCTGGACGCCCTGTTGGGTGAGCCGGACGTTCATCTGCGCGTGGTGCGTCGGGTTGCTGACCTGGGTTCTCCGCATGCCGTGATTTTACCGGGCAGCAAGAACGTGGTGGCGGATATGCATTTCTTGCGTGAAACAGGCATGGCCCAGGCTCTGTTGGATCTGGCAACCCAGGGCGAGACCGAAATCGTTGGTATCTGCGGGGGCTTCCAGATGTTGGGCCGGACGATCAGCGATCCACTGGGCCTTGAATCCGGTGGCGAGTTGGCGGGATTGGGACTATTGCCTCTGGCTACAGAGCTGGCGCCGGAAAAGACATTGATCCGTGCCAGGGCCACGCATCTGGGTACGGGTGAGGCGCTTCATGGGTATGAGATCCATCATGGCCGTACGATTCCCCTTGGCGCCACACCGAAGATTTGCGTCATGCGCAGTGATGGCGAGCCCCTTGGCTATGAGGATGCGTCTGGGCTGGTCTGGGGCAGTTATCTGCATGGCCTGTTCGATGCCGATGTATTTCGTCGCCGCTTTGTGGATCAACTCCGCAAACGCAGTGGGCAGGAGCCTCTGGGGCGGGTTGTGATGGCCTATGACCTGGAATCCGCCTTGGATCGTCTGGCCGATGCGGTGCGCTCCAGTCTGGATATGAAATCCGTCTATCGGATGTCAGGGTTGTGA
- a CDS encoding MucR family transcriptional regulator yields MDEYLKEALEIVKAQASVRNMTEEEIISMVEKLAKGIGSISEGVEEAAEAQNPAVDPKKAIREKSIICLECGKSFKVLTKRHLITHDLTPLEYKEKWGYTKKTSLVCKSLARERRKKMADMKLWERRGKNKK; encoded by the coding sequence ATGGACGAATATTTGAAAGAAGCTCTTGAGATCGTGAAGGCGCAGGCGAGCGTCCGTAATATGACCGAAGAAGAGATCATTTCCATGGTGGAGAAGCTGGCCAAGGGCATCGGCTCCATCAGCGAGGGTGTTGAAGAGGCCGCTGAGGCTCAGAACCCCGCCGTTGATCCCAAGAAGGCCATTCGTGAGAAGAGCATCATCTGTCTCGAATGTGGCAAAAGCTTCAAGGTGCTGACCAAGCGCCACCTGATCACTCACGACCTGACTCCTTTGGAATACAAGGAGAAGTGGGGCTACACCAAGAAAACCTCTTTGGTCTGCAAAAGTCTCGCTCGTGAGCGCCGCAAGAAGATGGCCGACATGAAGTTGTGGGAACGCCGCGGCAAGAACAAGAAGTAA
- a CDS encoding ABC transporter ATP-binding protein, translating to MNVFDLSALDFTWPDGAPCLSGIDFIVTRGEFVLLKGPSGGGKSTLLRVLARLEQPASGGLLYQGKSLDYLPPEHYRREVCLIQQTPCIVSGSVRDNLLLPFSFRANRELNPPADDALRQGLDSLLLSGVLLDMAAKKLSVGQRQRLCLLRAMLLGPQVMLLDEPTSALDPESRRVVEDTAERLCAELGVTVLLVSHNEYAPRTVPFRTVNVAACRLEEEL from the coding sequence ATGAATGTCTTTGATCTTTCTGCATTGGACTTTACTTGGCCCGATGGTGCTCCCTGTTTGTCCGGCATCGATTTCATCGTAACACGAGGTGAATTCGTGTTGCTCAAGGGGCCCTCCGGGGGCGGTAAATCGACGTTGCTCCGAGTCTTGGCACGGTTGGAACAGCCAGCTTCAGGAGGCTTGCTGTATCAGGGTAAATCCCTTGATTACCTGCCGCCGGAACACTACCGGCGCGAGGTCTGTCTGATCCAACAGACCCCTTGCATTGTCTCGGGCAGTGTGCGCGATAATCTGCTGTTGCCGTTTTCCTTTCGTGCCAATCGGGAGTTGAATCCCCCCGCTGACGATGCCCTGCGGCAAGGGCTCGATTCCCTGTTGCTGTCGGGTGTGTTACTGGATATGGCAGCCAAAAAGCTCTCGGTGGGGCAGCGCCAGCGTCTGTGCCTGTTGCGGGCCATGTTGCTTGGGCCCCAGGTCATGTTGCTGGATGAACCGACCAGTGCGTTGGACCCTGAAAGCCGACGGGTGGTGGAGGATACTGCCGAACGTCTGTGCGCGGAGCTGGGGGTGACGGTGCTTCTGGTGAGCCATAATGAATATGCGCCAAGAACCGTCCCCTTCAGGACCGTAAACGTGGCGGCCTGTCGCCTTGAGGAGGAGTTATGA
- a CDS encoding ABC transporter permease, which yields MTGTGPIAIGPEQLALTLVFVLVAGGISLAYNLGLHKSLAVGAVRTFVQLFLMGYALKYVFALEMGLLVVAVFAAMVAAAAHIVHGRVPERDVAFGLPVFGAMVATYMLVATTVTGVIIGADPWWEPRYFLPIGGMVAGNSMNALSISLERLFSSLRARREEIEMKLSLGADYREASNDIMREAIRAGMIPSINSLMGVGLVSIPGMMTGQIIAGADPAMACRYQIVVMLMIAAATALSSFIVVTIVRRMCFGADYHLLLRKDGD from the coding sequence ATGACCGGTACCGGACCCATTGCCATCGGGCCGGAACAACTGGCTCTGACCCTTGTCTTCGTGCTCGTGGCAGGCGGAATTTCTCTGGCCTATAATCTGGGGCTGCACAAGAGCTTGGCTGTGGGTGCGGTGCGTACCTTCGTCCAACTTTTCCTGATGGGCTATGCCCTGAAATATGTCTTTGCCCTGGAGATGGGGTTGTTGGTAGTGGCTGTGTTTGCCGCCATGGTGGCTGCTGCCGCGCATATCGTGCATGGGCGGGTGCCCGAGCGGGACGTGGCCTTTGGCCTGCCCGTGTTCGGGGCCATGGTGGCGACCTACATGCTGGTTGCCACCACCGTCACCGGAGTCATTATCGGCGCAGACCCGTGGTGGGAACCCCGCTATTTCCTACCCATCGGCGGCATGGTGGCCGGCAACTCCATGAATGCTCTGTCCATCTCCCTGGAACGGCTGTTCTCATCCCTTCGTGCCCGACGCGAGGAGATTGAAATGAAGCTTTCCCTCGGGGCGGATTACCGCGAGGCCAGTAATGACATCATGCGTGAGGCCATCCGTGCGGGCATGATTCCTTCCATCAATTCACTGATGGGGGTGGGTTTGGTGTCCATTCCGGGCATGATGACCGGTCAGATCATTGCCGGAGCCGATCCGGCCATGGCCTGTCGCTATCAGATCGTGGTGATGCTGATGATAGCCGCAGCCACGGCCCTGTCTTCATTCATCGTGGTGACCATTGTACGGCGTATGTGCTTTGGGGCGGACTATCACCTGTTGTTGCGTAAAGACGGGGATTAA
- a CDS encoding class I SAM-dependent methyltransferase, whose protein sequence is MLLHHDIIKTLDSIPIPNALWSGAYKIPWNDPEFSHRMLYEHLTQDHDLASRRSETIQAQARWLHHEILGDTPSSILDLGCGPGLYAPHFTNQGHTYRGMDFGPASIDHAKLHYEKPNQCTFALGNVLHEEFEEPYDLVTLLYGELNIFPPEDCAKLLTKAYKALAPGGRIVLEAHTHAAVQGIAQGNGWYTAQSGLFSDNPHLCLTSSHWYPEQNVALQCFHVAIPETGTLQSYRNTVQAWTDEEYHQLLKTAGFNDTIFHQDWPGGQDMLQLISGRK, encoded by the coding sequence ATGCTACTCCATCACGACATTATCAAGACCCTCGACTCCATCCCCATCCCCAATGCCCTGTGGTCCGGAGCGTACAAAATTCCCTGGAATGATCCGGAGTTCAGTCACCGCATGCTTTACGAGCACCTGACTCAGGACCATGATTTGGCCAGCAGGCGAAGCGAAACAATACAGGCCCAGGCTCGTTGGCTTCATCATGAAATTCTTGGTGACACCCCTTCCAGCATTCTGGATCTGGGGTGCGGCCCTGGACTGTATGCCCCTCACTTTACAAACCAGGGGCACACCTATCGGGGTATGGATTTCGGACCGGCTTCCATCGATCACGCCAAGCTCCATTATGAAAAACCCAACCAGTGTACCTTCGCACTCGGCAATGTACTTCATGAAGAGTTCGAAGAACCGTACGATCTGGTGACGCTGCTTTACGGCGAGTTGAATATCTTCCCACCTGAAGACTGTGCCAAACTGCTGACCAAGGCATACAAGGCACTGGCTCCGGGTGGACGAATCGTGCTTGAGGCCCATACTCATGCCGCAGTCCAAGGCATCGCTCAGGGCAATGGCTGGTATACGGCGCAGAGTGGTCTCTTCTCCGACAATCCACACCTCTGCCTGACCAGTAGCCACTGGTACCCAGAACAAAACGTTGCCCTGCAATGTTTCCACGTGGCAATTCCAGAAACGGGCACACTGCAGAGCTACCGCAATACCGTGCAGGCCTGGACTGACGAGGAATACCATCAGCTGTTGAAGACAGCTGGCTTCAACGACACCATCTTCCATCAGGATTGGCCCGGAGGGCAGGACATGCTGCAACTGATCTCAGGCAGGAAATAA
- the purE gene encoding 5-(carboxyamino)imidazole ribonucleotide mutase, whose product MSRVAIFMGSISDEEKVRPCADILDKLGIDYTFTVTSAHRTPERTAKLVAELEEKNCQVYICAAGMAAHLAGAVAAKTIRPVIGIPITASELGGMDALLATVMMPPGFPVGTVALDKAGARNAAWLAAQILALSDKDIEAKLLAVREDFKTSVEKAAASLNK is encoded by the coding sequence ATGAGCCGTGTAGCCATTTTCATGGGCAGCATCTCCGACGAGGAGAAAGTCCGCCCCTGCGCAGACATTCTGGACAAACTGGGCATCGACTACACCTTTACCGTGACCAGTGCGCATCGCACCCCCGAACGCACAGCCAAACTCGTCGCCGAGTTGGAAGAGAAAAATTGCCAGGTCTACATCTGTGCCGCAGGCATGGCCGCGCATCTGGCCGGAGCCGTGGCCGCCAAGACCATCCGTCCGGTCATCGGCATCCCCATCACCGCCTCGGAACTGGGTGGCATGGACGCCCTGCTGGCAACAGTGATGATGCCTCCGGGATTCCCGGTAGGCACAGTCGCTCTGGACAAGGCCGGGGCACGCAACGCCGCTTGGCTGGCCGCCCAGATCCTGGCGCTGTCCGACAAGGACATCGAAGCCAAACTGCTGGCCGTACGTGAAGACTTCAAGACCTCCGTGGAAAAGGCTGCCGCCAGCCTGAACAAATAA
- the purD gene encoding phosphoribosylamine--glycine ligase, with protein MRILIVGSGGREHALAWKLAQSPKVDKMFIAPGNGGTAQLGENVDINDDDLPAIAAFARNNAIDLVVTGPELPLVLGLKETLDQEGITCFGPNAFAAQLEGSKAFSKTVMRAAGVPTADFEVFDDYDQARAHVDERSMPCVIKADGLAAGKGVVVAKTREEALEALDEMMVKQVFGAAGERVVVEDALIGEEASFLAFSDGVNISVMPSSQDHKAVYEGDKGPNTGGMGAYTPAPILPKADYEKTAEMTLAPIIRHMAKAGHPFKGVLYAGLMYTDEGPKVLEYNVRFGDPECQPLLTRLDSDLFEIMMACVNGTLDEMSIDWNDETSVCVVLAAEGYPKSYPKGMEITGLADADAMDKVKVFQAGTKAEGDKILSSGGRILGVTALGADLSSAKELAYQAIEKIHFDNCYFRRDIGDKGLKRS; from the coding sequence TTGCGTATTCTCATCGTTGGTTCCGGAGGCCGGGAGCATGCCCTGGCCTGGAAGCTCGCCCAAAGCCCAAAGGTGGACAAGATGTTCATCGCCCCCGGCAATGGCGGTACCGCCCAATTGGGTGAAAACGTCGACATCAATGACGACGATCTGCCAGCCATCGCCGCCTTCGCCAGAAACAACGCCATTGATCTGGTGGTCACCGGCCCCGAACTGCCGTTGGTACTCGGCCTCAAGGAGACCTTGGACCAGGAAGGCATCACCTGCTTCGGGCCCAATGCCTTTGCCGCACAACTGGAAGGCTCCAAGGCCTTTTCCAAGACCGTGATGCGCGCCGCAGGTGTTCCCACTGCCGATTTTGAAGTCTTCGATGACTACGATCAGGCCCGGGCGCACGTTGACGAACGCTCCATGCCCTGCGTGATCAAGGCCGATGGCCTGGCCGCTGGCAAGGGAGTGGTCGTAGCCAAAACTCGCGAAGAGGCCTTGGAGGCTCTGGACGAGATGATGGTCAAGCAGGTCTTTGGTGCAGCCGGAGAACGTGTTGTGGTCGAAGACGCCCTGATTGGCGAAGAAGCTTCGTTCCTGGCCTTCTCCGATGGTGTGAACATCAGTGTCATGCCCTCCTCCCAGGACCACAAGGCCGTTTACGAAGGAGACAAAGGCCCCAACACCGGCGGCATGGGCGCTTACACCCCCGCCCCCATCCTGCCCAAGGCTGACTACGAAAAGACTGCCGAAATGACCCTGGCCCCCATCATTCGCCATATGGCCAAGGCTGGACACCCCTTCAAGGGCGTACTCTATGCCGGGCTGATGTATACCGATGAAGGCCCCAAGGTGCTTGAGTACAACGTGCGCTTCGGTGATCCCGAATGCCAGCCCCTGCTGACACGCCTGGACTCTGACCTTTTCGAGATCATGATGGCCTGCGTCAACGGCACCCTGGACGAGATGAGCATCGACTGGAATGACGAAACCAGTGTTTGTGTTGTCCTGGCAGCCGAGGGTTACCCCAAGAGCTACCCCAAAGGCATGGAAATCACCGGCCTGGCCGACGCCGACGCCATGGACAAGGTCAAGGTCTTCCAAGCGGGAACAAAGGCCGAGGGAGATAAGATTCTGAGCTCCGGCGGCCGCATCCTGGGTGTTACGGCTCTGGGGGCTGATCTGAGTTCCGCCAAGGAACTTGCCTATCAGGCCATTGAAAAAATCCATTTCGATAACTGCTATTTCCGCCGTGACATCGGCGACAAAGGACTCAAAAGGAGCTAA
- a CDS encoding methyltransferase domain-containing protein, with product MIEDVLGEAIDAPLSRGMQAEVEFTVRWSSDEASHEERYLARKVDPHRDFFPPGMDAPLKGAEVGTTSTGDYIPGKVVPGQRPRKIATLDRGCFKPMKIGGRTVEPVSGRFYPYQLLGSHPGIRTTDVRPAFRVVDVRGSEVKVDFNHPLAARHLAVEARLVKVYDRRSRGKLPDWMEEICMNGPGMQARTGGLRTKFDVDYALQRQDEDDSGFYAQPRQVDHVDKTALRLIREEYTKRLSTGAKVLDLMSSKQSHLPEDMDLAVTGLGMNVEELGANTLLMERLVHDLNAEPALPFGDASFDNVVNSLSVEYLTNPRAVTAEVLRVLRPGGQFMVSFSNRWFPEKVTALWTELHDFERMGLVLDYLLEAGFKDCWTVSIRNHWRPKDDPHFANTWDSDPVFVVGGVKTNS from the coding sequence ATGATCGAGGATGTACTGGGCGAAGCCATCGACGCCCCACTGTCACGCGGCATGCAGGCCGAGGTGGAGTTCACGGTTCGCTGGAGTTCCGATGAAGCCTCCCACGAAGAACGATACCTGGCGCGCAAGGTTGACCCGCATCGGGATTTTTTTCCCCCCGGCATGGATGCTCCGCTCAAGGGGGCTGAAGTTGGGACCACGTCTACGGGCGATTATATTCCCGGCAAAGTCGTCCCTGGCCAGCGGCCGCGAAAGATTGCTACCCTTGATCGTGGTTGTTTCAAACCCATGAAGATTGGTGGGCGTACCGTGGAGCCTGTCTCCGGGCGGTTTTATCCCTATCAGTTGCTCGGTTCGCATCCCGGTATTCGAACCACGGACGTCCGTCCCGCATTTCGTGTTGTGGATGTGCGCGGCTCTGAAGTCAAAGTCGATTTCAACCATCCGCTGGCCGCGCGGCATCTGGCAGTGGAGGCACGATTGGTCAAGGTGTATGATCGCCGCTCGCGTGGGAAATTGCCCGACTGGATGGAAGAAATCTGTATGAATGGACCGGGCATGCAGGCTCGGACAGGCGGATTGCGGACAAAGTTTGACGTGGACTATGCTCTCCAGCGCCAGGACGAGGACGACTCCGGATTCTATGCTCAGCCTCGGCAGGTCGACCACGTGGATAAAACGGCCTTGCGTCTGATTCGTGAGGAGTACACGAAGCGTTTGTCGACGGGGGCCAAGGTCCTTGACCTGATGAGCAGCAAGCAATCCCACCTCCCCGAAGACATGGACCTTGCGGTGACGGGCCTGGGGATGAATGTGGAAGAATTGGGCGCCAATACGCTTCTGATGGAGCGTCTGGTCCATGACCTGAACGCCGAGCCTGCTCTGCCTTTTGGCGACGCATCTTTCGACAACGTGGTCAACAGCCTGTCCGTGGAGTATCTGACCAATCCCCGTGCTGTGACTGCCGAGGTGCTACGAGTCTTGCGCCCCGGTGGGCAGTTCATGGTCAGCTTTTCCAATCGCTGGTTCCCGGAAAAAGTCACGGCCCTGTGGACAGAACTGCACGATTTCGAACGCATGGGCTTGGTGCTGGATTACCTGCTGGAGGCAGGCTTCAAGGACTGCTGGACGGTGTCCATTCGCAATCATTGGCGGCCCAAGGACGATCCTCATTTTGCCAATACTTGGGATTCCGATCCCGTCTTTGTCGTCGGGGGCGTAAAAACCAACTCATAG